Proteins found in one Aneurinibacillus uraniidurans genomic segment:
- a CDS encoding enoyl-CoA hydratase — protein MSLQVGDVIRFERSFTVEDVELFTKVSGDEGAHHVAPDEQGRLIIQGLLTATLPTKIGGDYNVLARKMTFEFLRPVFTQDTIICEVEIEQFEKQGERILITAAFLCWNQNEKEVLKGYFSGVIV, from the coding sequence ATGAGTTTGCAGGTTGGGGATGTTATCAGATTCGAGAGATCGTTTACAGTAGAGGATGTTGAATTATTTACTAAGGTGTCAGGTGATGAAGGTGCTCATCATGTTGCCCCTGATGAACAGGGAAGATTAATCATTCAAGGACTACTGACGGCTACGCTGCCAACCAAAATAGGAGGCGACTATAATGTGCTAGCTCGTAAGATGACGTTTGAGTTTTTAAGACCCGTATTTACGCAGGATACTATTATTTGTGAAGTGGAAATTGAGCAATTCGAAAAACAAGGGGAGAGAATCCTTATTACTGCAGCTTTTTTATGCTGGAATCAGAATGAGAAAGAAGTATTGAAAGGGTATTTTTCAGGAGTGATTGTTTGA
- a CDS encoding YnfA family protein, with protein sequence MTKAIILFILAGLAEIGGGYLVWLWLREGTSYWYGIIGSLVLVLYGVIPTLQSFPSFGRVYAAYGGVFIILAVLWGWGIDKKTPDLYDWIGSLICLLGVSIMLWAPRT encoded by the coding sequence ATGACAAAAGCGATCATTCTTTTTATACTGGCCGGTCTTGCAGAAATTGGCGGAGGCTATCTCGTATGGCTGTGGCTACGTGAAGGGACCTCTTATTGGTATGGTATAATTGGAAGCCTGGTTCTTGTTTTATATGGCGTGATTCCAACTCTCCAGTCCTTTCCGTCTTTCGGGAGAGTGTATGCTGCATACGGAGGCGTATTTATTATTCTTGCTGTACTATGGGGATGGGGAATCGATAAGAAAACACCTGACCTTTATGATTGGATCGGATCACTCATTTGCCTGCTCGGTGTTTCCATTATGCTCTGGGCACCGAGAACATAA
- a CDS encoding TetR/AcrR family transcriptional regulator, whose product MSEVYTEEYIVETSVKDIERVKKRRAEIIDAAVKIFSEKGYHATTTKEIADAAGMNVGTMFQYVKNKQDILYLVCCHIHSLIEQALYAATPETADPMNVIAQDVTALYQIIDQVSDYVLIMYQETASLDKAARRSFLSREQRLCSYLENQIKKGIEVGIFNVEPESVPLIAEDILVQAQMWAFRRWSLSKKFTLESYIAARIELLKTLLQ is encoded by the coding sequence ATGAGTGAAGTATACACAGAAGAATACATTGTAGAAACCTCAGTCAAAGATATAGAGCGAGTCAAGAAAAGAAGAGCGGAAATCATTGATGCAGCAGTAAAGATTTTTTCGGAAAAAGGATATCATGCAACTACCACCAAGGAAATAGCAGATGCAGCAGGAATGAATGTGGGGACTATGTTTCAATATGTAAAAAATAAGCAGGATATTTTGTATTTGGTCTGTTGTCATATTCATTCATTGATTGAGCAAGCTTTGTATGCAGCTACTCCAGAGACTGCCGATCCTATGAATGTAATCGCACAAGATGTGACTGCGCTTTATCAAATTATCGATCAAGTGTCCGATTATGTTCTCATTATGTACCAGGAAACTGCTTCGTTAGATAAAGCAGCTCGTAGATCATTCCTCAGCAGGGAACAAAGGTTATGCAGCTATCTTGAGAATCAGATTAAAAAAGGAATAGAGGTTGGTATTTTCAACGTTGAGCCCGAATCAGTACCTCTTATAGCAGAAGATATTCTTGTTCAAGCTCAAATGTGGGCTTTTCGGAGGTGGTCTTTATCGAAGAAATTTACCTTGGAGAGCTATATTGCCGCGCGAATTGAATTATTAAAAACGCTGCTTCAGTAA
- a CDS encoding 4-hydroxyphenylacetate 3-hydroxylase family protein has translation MKRMTGKEYVLSLREYKPDIQVKGKKVESVADEPLFKPGINAIAVTYELAQQKKHQDIMLATLEDGTKVNRLNALDFTRDDLLKKLEMTRLICKWTGCGQRYLMHDALAALAEVTAMMDADKNTDYFAVFTEYLHHVQKHDLTCGTAVTDAKGDRSKRPHEQSDPNFYVHVVEKNQKGIIVSGAKANITGAPYVHEFIVLPTRAMNKEDVDYAVSFAVPIDAPGLKIIAKPAGRPEDTEAPFSSNFGQSTALVIFNDVFIPWERVFLCGEWEYTGTLAEAFANHHRHSCIGARAGLGDMIIGASALMAEYNGLPHTDVSHIRRSMSELIRITEGFYATGVAASVYGRKTVAGNFVPDSVQSNIGKLMLAEQVYDIFRIAHEISGGIVATAPTPEDIGDPESGELIDRYLTGRNGVTAAERITMARFIEDLTASKEGGFYALISLHGGGSPEAMRMSAVRNYDFESQKKHVLHKLACFAKLDGTCKDCETCVNDELCEDKCE, from the coding sequence ATGAAACGTATGACAGGTAAAGAGTATGTGTTAAGCCTAAGAGAGTACAAACCTGATATTCAAGTAAAGGGGAAGAAAGTGGAGAGCGTTGCAGACGAACCACTATTTAAACCTGGAATCAATGCAATCGCTGTAACATATGAATTAGCCCAACAGAAGAAGCATCAGGATATTATGCTAGCTACCTTAGAAGATGGAACGAAGGTAAATCGACTAAATGCGCTTGATTTTACGAGAGATGACTTATTGAAAAAGTTAGAAATGACTCGTCTGATTTGCAAATGGACCGGATGTGGACAGCGTTACCTTATGCACGATGCGCTTGCTGCACTTGCCGAGGTAACTGCTATGATGGATGCGGATAAAAACACGGACTATTTTGCTGTGTTTACTGAGTATCTTCACCATGTTCAAAAGCATGACTTGACATGTGGAACGGCTGTGACAGATGCCAAAGGAGACAGGAGCAAACGGCCCCATGAACAATCCGATCCGAATTTTTATGTGCATGTAGTTGAAAAAAATCAGAAGGGGATTATTGTAAGTGGGGCAAAAGCGAATATAACAGGTGCTCCGTACGTCCATGAATTTATCGTTCTGCCTACTCGTGCAATGAATAAGGAAGATGTGGACTATGCTGTGTCTTTTGCCGTTCCGATCGATGCCCCTGGTTTGAAAATCATCGCAAAACCGGCAGGTCGACCAGAAGATACTGAAGCACCTTTTAGCTCTAATTTTGGGCAATCGACTGCACTTGTAATATTCAACGATGTATTTATTCCATGGGAGCGAGTTTTCCTGTGTGGTGAATGGGAATATACGGGGACGTTAGCTGAGGCATTCGCGAATCACCACCGACATTCTTGTATTGGTGCCCGTGCTGGATTGGGCGATATGATTATTGGGGCCTCAGCTCTTATGGCAGAATATAACGGTCTTCCACATACGGACGTTTCTCACATTCGCAGAAGTATGAGTGAACTGATCCGGATTACCGAAGGGTTTTATGCAACAGGGGTTGCAGCCTCTGTTTATGGACGTAAAACGGTAGCCGGAAATTTCGTCCCGGATTCCGTGCAATCCAATATTGGAAAACTGATGCTAGCGGAACAAGTATATGATATTTTTCGTATTGCCCATGAAATCAGCGGAGGAATCGTGGCAACTGCTCCTACTCCAGAAGATATTGGTGATCCAGAATCTGGAGAGTTGATTGATCGCTACCTGACTGGCAGGAATGGGGTAACAGCGGCTGAGCGTATAACGATGGCGCGGTTTATTGAAGATTTGACCGCCTCGAAGGAAGGTGGATTTTACGCCCTTATCAGCCTGCATGGTGGAGGATCACCAGAAGCAATGCGAATGTCAGCGGTACGAAATTATGATTTTGAAAGCCAAAAGAAACATGTTTTACACAAACTGGCGTGTTTTGCTAAGCTGGATGGAACGTGTAAGGATTGTGAAACATGTGTTAACGATGAGCTTTGTGAAGATAAATGTGAGTAA